The Ischnura elegans chromosome 9, ioIscEleg1.1, whole genome shotgun sequence genome includes the window TCTCGTAAAAatcactgttggaatggaagtgtgAAGCTCTACCAACTATCCCCTCTCTTAAAACATGGAGCACAACGAAATCAGTTTTGGAAACTGATCGAATGGGACCCGCCTGCGAAGGGCGTGCATCGTTCATGGCAACAAGGTCGTCAACATGCGATACCCTTGCAGAGGCTACTTCTTAAATTCTCTTTGTGAACTTACCTTATTAGGTAGAATACTACGGTAAGGTGATCCGGGAGCAATTACGGAACCAGTACctaaatgacgtcaccaactcagaAAAAGTAGGTGAAGACATTcctgttttcatattttaagtaGACGAGGGGATGGTGTAATGGGAGAGATTGAGATCTCGTCGTGACTTATCTGTCAATTTCTCGTCTGCTGAATTCTTGAAATGACTTCCTTTTACATGCCTATGTGAACGAGCCCTTTTTATAGTTTTACATCCTGAATATCCTTAAGGAATTAATCAGAAGGAATGTTAGGTGATATTTTGGCCCATTAGTCTTTTGTTAACTCTCCGTATGCTTGATAAGGTTTTACTGTCGAtgtagcagtcatagccgagacagagtcTGATTAGAAAAAGATTTTGACGCATTTGGAAAGGGTAATGGCTAGATATTGGctgaaaaatcaacaaaaaaggaataagatATTACTATGCAGAAAACGAGAGCAGGCCAGGACAAAAATTAAGATAGGATAAGAAAAGCTTGAAGGGGTGAAAGAGTGCGAGAATACAAGTTTATAAATGAGGAAGAGGTCCATCAGATGGGgcatgtttctctacggaaggGAGGCTTGGACGCTGACTGATACGCAGAAGTGAGAGGATTCGAAATTTGatgcaaccgaagaatgatgaagagaaaatggatCGATCGAATAAGCAAATCAGAAGTGCTGAGGAGAATCGGAGAAGAAAGACGTCATCGAAGCCATCGATTGTGCTGAAACCATGGCCTTCGATGTATTTTGGCGTGGAAAACAACCGGATTCTGATTTTtacatgaaatcaaaatttttcttcgAGTTCGGCTGGATGCGCATATTAACGGTAGTGGTGAAAATTTATGGTAGGATGAAATTTCCTGCATTACTTTGTCTAATATTTAGTTTAATAGGTTTAGTAGGTACCTAAAGCAGAGGAAGTACAGTTGGCGATGCCGATGCAACCCCTCCGTTCTGTCACATGGGTTATCAAACTATCATTCTCCAACCTATCAATCCTCCTCCAACTCTGATATTAATATCACTTTACTAATCTCAGTTTTAAGTCttgctgaataaataaatatgaataaattaaaaagtttttttaattgcatataaaGTCAATTTCTCTGCCgcttttttacaaaaatttatatatGTTGTATCGGATAAATTTACTTGGTCAGTTCGGAAAAGGCCAATTTTTTCTCAGGTGACTTCTCACTAgaccggcccttatttttcagaattgcgaaaagttatgttttcctagtctcaaaatgagtcaaatgaggtctatattcacgtgttaaaatttggttactttaaaataacggcaacccgtgccccaagggccctaagtactgaggaccctcaattgagttttttggggccaaaaaattactatttctatgtaaaacgtaaaagtaaagcccttttggcccgattttctgtttattttgacatatctttaagcgtttaggagatattgtccgtcgtaatgcaatccatcccccagggcgccaccccgcaccgcggcgccgctgaagtacggcccgcaccacttactagagacttcccctccaccctctcccctccctcggcaaagactttgctcctgatgacaagatttacatgttagtggtacagaattgaataGTTTTGTTCATCTtctgtcatgattaatgttgttaaagcctacaatgtcaattttaacccttcaacgccgtcctatgtactgggtactgGGTACCAAGCCCTTAAACCATAATTTGCTGCCACCacacggccgcgaaccattccagcatgcTTTGTTCCAAGGTActctttaagtaaaaaatattataagaatgcgatacaattgtgtctgtgaattataaaggtctgtggtttgaaaacctctatTGTACTgcttcgctatgtccaggttaacactttcgtaattaataattttacgttttacatagaaatagcaattttttggccccaaaaaactcaattgagcgtcctcagtacttagggcccttggggcacgggttgccgttattttaaagtaaccaaattttaacacgtgaatatagacctcatttgactcattttgagactaggaaaacataacttttcgcaattctgaaaaataagggccggcctacttcTCACACATACTTCGTtcaccgtcgtactatggtagacgtgatcatgggttgaaaataaaggaaatagattcCAAaccagagagatttaaaatgtcattcttccctcgcactatcaggaatagcaacggtgtcttcattgataaaattaaaggcgtcactcgctaggacgacatattgctcgtttttattttttccattgttctaaacTCATGCATTGGCCCTAGGAATTGCTaacagttggcaagttttgcccgTTCATGGATGCGCACCTATATTTCGTCATTATGCGTAGCATTTTATGACCGTGTGTTGTGCCTTTCAGggttctcttgcatgctgcaatgCATTGCTGCATATTGGGTtttattcaccccctgccaaacacactaatgtggcttgcagggtattttgtagattgCTATTCGACAAAATACGCGATGATGCATTGCCATCATTTTTTAGTGAATTTTCGGTTCTTAGAGAATTTAGACGAATGACTTAGAGGAATctgtatcataatttataatCGTGCTCGCTACAATTTATTTGCATAATCATTTCTTTTACCTTCATGCTGTCTTGTTGCTATGCCCTAATGATGGAGGAACTTTTTTTTCACTACGTTGGCAGTGGTTTTGTTTTTTCCATTCAATAAGTTTTGAGCTCAAGGTGGTATCGCGATGGAATTAGTTGGGAAATGAAATCCTTcgaaattgatttaatttacgGATGTCTTTccgatgaaaattaaattttgtggaaataagaTTTCCGATCTCAATAATCGGAACTAAGAAATACGCATGTTCCTCGTCGGACTACGATAGCAATCACGCCCGAGAAGTGATGCGTTGTGTTCATATTGTAGAAGAACATTTACTTTCACGTTAGAAACTCGATAACATAGTCAGAAACTGCTTTCCATTAAAATCAATATCATCcactttttatttgatttgttcCATGTAACACGGTGccagttaaaaattatttgctgaagatgaatttttaaataaagcgagAAAGTTTATTGTGTACCTTACCCGgcgatttataaaaatattcactcattaaaacatCAAAAAAAGGGTGTGGCATCCgcccgatttttttaaatttagtacaAATGATTTTCTAATAAGTGCCTTATGGTTTTATCAGAGAGTAAGTATGATGGAACTCTCACAGATTACCGTCATGGGTTGGCTCCATTCAAACATTTTGACCATTGACACCGCTGtattcataatgaaataattgaCTTGAGAAATTTTGTTCGTACCACCATAGGTTAGGCCGGAGGACATCGTTACACCAAGTTAAATTAGGATGATGGTGATTGTTAGAAGGTTTCTTCCGGAGGACGACGCGGTGTTAGTGAGGAAAAGCGCGCGAAATGTGGCCCAGTTTAATGGTGTAATAGGCTCCCTCTCATGGCTTCAAAATAAAAGagcaatatttcaaaaaatataggAGAACGTATATTTCACTTTGTACAACTATACAGGAGTATAATACATGATATAAATTTTTTGCGGTCGTTCAGAGATGGCTCTCTTTCGTAGTGGAGAACCTTATGGACGGCGCTGTGGGGTTTATAATGGAAGGAAGGGTTGATTTAGGCCCAGGGTGCGTGGGAAACAGCGGCGGTGGCCCAGGGGGCGTGTGCCACAGGGGCTGAGGCCCAGGGGGCGTGGTAGACCAGGGGCTTGGCAACAGTCAACACTGGCTTGGCTACGGCCACGGCGATGGGTTCCCTGTTGAttacggcgttgaatccgttgacgTCGTCAGCGGTGTACTCGACGGTCCTCCTGAAGCCATCTGGGTCGACGAGGGAGTACATGCCCTTGATGGCTCCGTTCTCCAGGGACTCTGTCTGGGACTTGTCATCTCCGGTGGTGGCGTCCTTGACCTCGTAGTGGAAGCTGTATGAAGGGTTGGGGTCAAAGGGCTCCGGCTCGGCTGGCTTAGCGACGACGACTGGCTTAGCGATGGCCACTGGTTTGGCCACGGTGATAAGTGGTTTGGCCACTGCGAAGGTGGGAGCGTGGAAGGCGAACGGAGATCCGTAGTATCCGGCAGATGGGATGACGCCCGCCTGGGACACGGCCACCAGAGCAAGGAGGACGAGGAACTGAttggagaagaggaggaggagaaaaaaacataGATATTTAAACTGGATTTAAAGccctttttttgtaaaaaaatctagTTAACGCTACAATCGCCCTTTGTTTAGCCTGGGGATTTTTTTATGTTGTATTCTGTAATTGTAGCAAAATCACttgaaatttaaagcattttttcttTTAGACATATTGATGCCGTAAAATGTCTTTTACGAGGAAACTATGTTGAACCTATAATATTGTAGCAGCGTTTTACGTGAATTACCTAatgatagaatcaaaaataaactttctaaaatttcacactttaatgattaaaaatatgacaGTTTCCAACGTTAGAGGTGataataaaacagtttttttacctcttgataatgacttgtAATGGTCAAAACTTGTGGGGGCtttaaatattatgtggaatataacaaagtttaattCTGTCAAATCACCATTCCAGGAGGTGCACTCTTGAACCCTATATTTGACTTTCGTTTACTATGTTTTGTTCGCGGAATAAACCAGCTTATAGGGATTATCAATGAATATAATAATTCTATTATTCCAATAGACAAACCTGAGGGCATAGGATACACCCTGGGAGGAAATTAATGTAGAATTGGGTATCTTGGGTGGCATACCATTGGAATTATAATCCCTTGTTGACGGTGAAAATGAGCGGTACTAAAATCGACTTTAACACGGCATATTTCTTGTCATTCTATTTTAAACTAATGCAAGATTATTGGAGTACTGGAGTGTAGTTTGCTGTTCATACAAAGAATATTTTCTCAGGTTTAATTAATTTCACTCCGGAATGAAGTTCATCAATTGCCAAAGAAAGGAAATATGTAGCTCAAGTTTTTCGGTGAACTAAGTAATCCATAGCCATATTAGATGCCTCGGGAAAGAGGGGATAATAATCTTAAAATAGTGGAGCGTTTCTGATGTCTAATATGAGCTCCGGTTTTCGATGGGGTGactgaatttttaattgatttaaaaaagatatatcTTTATTCTATCTTTAATTAAAGAAGTCCGAATGGATCAATTTTCATGGAAAGAGTATTTCTTCACCAGTTTTTTTTCGGAACGTGCTCGAGGAAGAACCAAATATTGTAATTTCATGCATCCCGATTTTCGATAAAGGTAATGATTCTTACCATGTTTTAATAATATCGCAAATTAAACGGAACTATTCCAGAAGTACAAGGCGTTCGTGTTGACTTACCTTAGCTGCCATTTTTGCTGGTAAAACTGAAGCAAGTGTCTTGTTGGACGCGGTCCTCAGCTTATATACCCGCTCGTCTCTTGTCGAGGGAAGACCACACCCCACAGGGGGGTTAACATTCCCCCCCACTCATCTCATTGTGACGCCTCCTTAGCTTGCTCCCGACATAGGTTTTTTATCCACGCATCATGTAAAAAGTGGACCGCCATGCCGAAATGCGTCCCCACCCTTACTTTCGTAACGTGGAAATTCGGAATATCGCTAATTTCTCCTGAATCGGCGCCCTGCATGGTGTGACGGCCTGCAGTTGTTCGTTTTGTGGCCACATAGAGGTCGCTCTGTGTCGAGTGTATATTTTTCCATCGGCTAACCTTCTTACATTCACGAATTTCTATTCATTCACATATGTAATTACTTGTCCTATGCAGCTCATTCgttcatttgcttttttcccGTCCACTTCTATGGCGCTGACTGTCTTCATCGGATTACCATGACTCATAATGTGCCAAATGTTTATTCGGATTCCACTAGTACGGGTTATTCATAGAAAATTCCGCTGAATATGTTTTTCCTGTGATACCTTCCACTAAGGATCTGTACACTAGAAGTCATCCTGGATATCTTTATTTTCCTAGTTATCGCACAAGGAAGTCACCGGGTGTCATCTTTGAGACATCCggtctaaaaatataaaataattgctCTTCTGCTGATAGTCATAAggtcaaatattttgcattactttctggCCACTAAATGTTGCTATTTTTTCGACTATTGTAGTAATTTCTTgtagtaattgtgttttcatatttaataatagtaatCTAGTGCAGttcttgatgaaaaatttctcgggattcccaccgggtgtgatATTGGGTCAATTCTCCCAaagtttcaatggctgagtctgccatcgtcttcagggatttactcttaatggtacttttttacggtactaattcatttattcatgtccctggttgccgttatacgccgagaaaacctaaaattttgcaTAGTGCAGTTCTTTTGTTAGAAACTTTAAAAGAAGTATGCAGATGAACTTTGCTAAAAGATTTCCTAAATACTTCGTATTTGTAATTATGatagttatatttatttgtaCTTAATTATTCGGTATTTTAGTTCCAAGTTGTCGCTTTTTCTCTTTATGCTGCCCAAAAGTGTATATTCTTTATTCCTTAAGGGTATAGCCCCAgtacaattaataaatttttcattcattcatttaaaaactgttaaaatccacgaaaaatatttCCTGACCAGACAATTCATCAGCTCTTTGCACACTCCGACAAAATCTCGGATGAGAGACAAACGGCCTCCCAACCGGTTTCAAATGACGGCGATTCCACGTCTGGAGCAGGAACGCGAGCGATTAAACGCGAGCGCTGGGGCAATCGCGTAAATGAGTTGAGCCCGGAAACAGCCTCCTCCCTGTCACTTGGAGAAGACTACACTTCTTCGGAGGCCCGCTGGTTTTCTTCCCGAGTAGATAATGCAATTCCATTCTAAGAAGAACAGGAATTTCCttgcctatccgttcggcaaaatatgaCTAATAATTTGCCTATTCAATCGGACCTGGGAACATTCTgcaattttaagataatattcCCCTTGTCGCTCTTTAATCAATCTAATCGATATTGCTCAAGAAATTTTATCAGTCTTACAGTAGTATTTGCAGGCAAACATATGTAGAAATCATTTCACATTCAAAATGATGAATTACTAGGTTTACATACAACTTTGATTTGTATACCTACCCGCGTTTCATCGCAGAAGCAGATAATGGCAGAAGTAATTTGTCTTTCTATTTGTCTTACAGCTGGCATAAAAGTATAATCAGCTCATTTCAGCTGATAAGCGATAtgatataaagaatattttatattcttatgCCTGCTCAAAGATAAATGTAAGCGCAAGGTAGGAGTGATATtgtaaaaattgacattttaagtAGAGGCGGACCAAATGAGAAATATAAGAGACGCAATATACccaattttattaaatatcaaaGCTTAATCATGAACTTCATATCTCCGATAAGGAATGCCAAAACGACATTTAAACTAAATTTCCACTTAGCGCTTTGCATTGATATGCTTTAAAGGCTATGCATGGCCTCTGGTTGCCACTGAACTCCCAAATGACCGAAATGCGTGTGATTTGCCGCCACGTGCTTCCATCTGACCCAGCGTGACCTTTGAGCTCTCTTAAACTAATCACGTATAAGTTCCCGAATCACGACGAAATACCTACAagaggcaatagggtagtttccttcatcatactaaacgaaaagcattgattgcgattcgttacccaccattagtgtattcataatacacaaattatttggttttagaaataccggtttagacgaatggcaatggtcaattttatcctcatttgaaaaaggccagattggcgcccatgcgacgccactccacgtgacgtcacagggtttCTATAGGTACGAGTAGATAGgcgttttacattgtctgagattaccaatgcatgcatgatgcacagagctcagggaaacatctcttaataatcacctacgtATTAAatctgcctaaggttggaaagtttccttcgtttgataatgcattaataatccttatttattccaagcactaccagctaacagggtactctgctacctgctagcatcctgaatggcagcggcgcacacatcctcgccccaaggtcacctcacttgcggcagcgggaaccagaacgacgtcacacggagttttcccagcattcatacttagccgtcgcgttttcgcgcgcttgtaaattttcgcTTTTTCTTAaacagcgaaaaatagatatcgtcatttaaaaatctaaaagcgtgaaatgcgtcctccaggattaataatctttcgatttaggcaattaaaaaataataggaaaccaccctattgaaaagaAAGCTGAATAAAGACTCGAGAAAAAATACCCTGATGGCACAAAGATTATTGACTAAAAATACTACATAGTTATGATAATTACACTCCAGCAAACGAATTAGATCATCTGTGGATTAAAAACCGACGAACAAATGGAATCGCTGGTTCCAGTGTCCCTTCAGTTGTGGCAGAGTGTAAGGAGTAGCTCCCAAGGGATTTTCACCTTTGAGATTATGTGCcgttttttgtttacattttccgTGAAGACCTCTGTTCGAATGAAGCAATAAAACGTCCTTATGTTTTTAAT containing:
- the LOC124165037 gene encoding larval cuticle protein A3A-like, with amino-acid sequence MAAKFLVLLALVAVSQAGVIPSAGYYGSPFAFHAPTFAVAKPLITVAKPVAIAKPVVVAKPAEPEPFDPNPSYSFHYEVKDATTGDDKSQTESLENGAIKGMYSLVDPDGFRRTVEYTADDVNGFNAVINREPIAVAVAKPVLTVAKPLVYHAPWASAPVAHAPWATAAVSHAPWA